A window of Candidatus Pantoea floridensis contains these coding sequences:
- the sucC gene encoding ADP-forming succinate--CoA ligase subunit beta codes for MNLHEYQAKQLFARYGMPAPTGYACTTPREAEEAASKIGAGPWVVKCQVHAGGRGKAGGVKVVNSKEDIRAFAEHWLGKRLVTYQTDAHGQPVNQILVEAATDIDQELYLGAVVDRATRRVIFMASTEGGVEIEKVAEETPHLIHKMALDPLAGPQPYQGRELAFKLGLTGKQVSQFTKIFMGLATMFLERDLAMVEINPLVITKQGDLICLDGKLGADGNALFRQPELREMRDPSQEDPREAHATQWELNYVALDGNIGCMVNGAGLAMGTMDIVKHHGGEPANFLDVGGGATKERVTEAFKIILSDDAVKAVFVNIFGGIVRCDLIADGIIGAVAEVGVNVPVVVRLEGNNAELGAKKLADSGLNIIAATSLTDAAQRVVAAAEGK; via the coding sequence ATGAATTTACATGAATACCAGGCGAAGCAGCTGTTTGCACGCTATGGCATGCCAGCACCGACTGGTTACGCATGCACAACGCCACGTGAAGCAGAAGAAGCCGCGTCTAAAATTGGCGCAGGTCCGTGGGTAGTGAAATGTCAGGTTCATGCCGGTGGCCGCGGTAAAGCGGGCGGCGTGAAAGTGGTTAACAGTAAAGAAGATATTCGTGCTTTCGCTGAGCATTGGCTGGGCAAACGTCTGGTGACCTATCAAACTGACGCGCACGGCCAGCCGGTAAACCAGATTCTGGTTGAAGCCGCCACTGATATCGATCAGGAGCTGTATCTGGGCGCGGTGGTTGACCGTGCAACCCGTCGCGTGATCTTTATGGCTTCGACGGAAGGCGGTGTTGAGATTGAGAAAGTGGCAGAAGAAACGCCACACTTGATCCACAAGATGGCGCTGGATCCGCTGGCAGGTCCTCAGCCGTATCAGGGCCGCGAGTTGGCATTCAAACTGGGCCTGACCGGTAAGCAAGTCAGCCAGTTCACCAAAATCTTCATGGGTCTGGCGACCATGTTCCTCGAGCGCGATCTGGCAATGGTTGAGATCAACCCGCTGGTGATCACCAAGCAGGGCGACCTGATCTGCCTGGATGGTAAATTAGGCGCAGACGGTAACGCACTGTTCCGTCAGCCGGAGCTGCGTGAAATGCGCGATCCAAGCCAGGAAGATCCACGTGAAGCGCACGCAACACAGTGGGAACTGAACTACGTTGCGCTGGATGGCAACATCGGCTGCATGGTGAACGGCGCCGGTCTGGCGATGGGCACCATGGACATCGTGAAACACCACGGTGGTGAGCCGGCAAACTTCCTTGATGTTGGCGGCGGTGCAACCAAAGAGCGCGTGACCGAAGCCTTCAAAATCATCCTGTCTGACGATGCCGTTAAAGCGGTATTCGTTAACATCTTCGGCGGCATCGTACGTTGCGACTTGATCGCAGACGGCATCATTGGTGCGGTAGCAGAAGTGGGTGTGAACGTGCCAGTGGTGGTACGTCTGGAAGGTAACAACGCCGAGCTGGGCGCTAAGAAACTGGCGGACAGCGGTCTGAATATCATTGCAGCAACCAGCCTGACAGACGCAGCACAGCGTGTTGTCGCTGCAGCGGAGGGTAAATAA
- the odhB gene encoding 2-oxoglutarate dehydrogenase complex dihydrolipoyllysine-residue succinyltransferase: MSSVEILVPDLPESVADATVATWHKKPGDSVSRDEVLVEIETDKVVLEVPASADGILEAVLEEEGATVTSRQILGRLKEGNSGGKETAAKAESNESTPAQRQTASLEEESNDALSPAVRRLIAENNLDASQIKGTGVGGRLTREDVEKHLAKKADGGKAASAPAAAAAPQAAVANRSEKRVPMTRLRKRVAERLLEAKNSTAMLTTFNEINMKPIMDLRKQYGDAFEKRHGVRLGFMSFYIKAVVEALKRFPEVNASIDGEDVVYHNYFDVSIAVSTPRGLVTPVLKDVDALSMADIEKKIKELAVKGRDGKLTVEELTGGNFTITNGGVFGSLMSTPIINPPQSAILGMHAIKERPMAVNGQVVILPMMYLALSYDHRLIDGRESVGYLVAVKEMLEDPARLLLDV, translated from the coding sequence ATGAGTAGCGTAGAAATTCTCGTTCCCGATTTGCCTGAATCCGTAGCGGACGCAACGGTTGCAACCTGGCACAAAAAACCTGGCGACTCTGTGAGCCGCGATGAAGTACTGGTAGAAATTGAAACCGACAAAGTGGTGCTGGAAGTGCCTGCTTCAGCGGACGGCATTCTGGAAGCCGTGCTGGAAGAGGAAGGGGCTACCGTGACTTCGCGCCAGATTCTGGGTCGCCTGAAAGAGGGCAACAGCGGCGGGAAAGAGACAGCGGCAAAAGCAGAAAGCAACGAGTCTACTCCGGCTCAGCGCCAGACTGCTTCGCTGGAAGAAGAGAGCAACGATGCGCTCAGCCCAGCGGTACGCCGTCTGATTGCTGAAAACAACCTTGATGCCAGCCAGATCAAAGGCACGGGCGTTGGCGGCCGTCTGACGCGTGAAGATGTGGAAAAACATCTGGCGAAGAAAGCCGACGGCGGCAAAGCTGCATCAGCGCCAGCCGCTGCCGCGGCACCGCAGGCTGCTGTGGCTAACCGCAGCGAAAAACGCGTGCCGATGACGCGTCTGCGTAAGCGTGTGGCCGAGCGTCTGCTGGAAGCGAAAAACAGCACCGCTATGTTGACTACTTTCAACGAAATCAACATGAAGCCAATCATGGATCTGCGTAAGCAGTACGGTGATGCGTTTGAAAAACGTCACGGCGTGCGTCTGGGCTTCATGTCCTTCTACATCAAGGCGGTGGTTGAAGCGCTGAAACGCTTCCCGGAAGTCAACGCGTCTATTGATGGCGAAGATGTGGTTTACCACAACTATTTCGATGTGAGCATTGCGGTTTCTACCCCGCGTGGCTTGGTAACGCCAGTGCTGAAAGATGTTGATGCGCTGAGCATGGCCGACATTGAGAAGAAGATTAAAGAGCTGGCAGTGAAAGGCCGTGACGGCAAGCTGACGGTTGAAGAGCTGACCGGCGGTAACTTCACCATCACCAACGGTGGTGTGTTTGGTTCGCTGATGTCCACGCCAATCATTAACCCTCCGCAGAGCGCCATTCTGGGCATGCACGCCATCAAAGAGCGCCCAATGGCGGTCAATGGTCAGGTGGTGATTTTGCCGATGATGTATCTGGCGCTCTCTTACGATCACCGTTTGATTGATGGTCGTGAATCCGTTGGCTATCTGGTCGCGGTAAAAGAGATGCTGGAAGATCCAGCTCGCCTGCTGCTCGACGTCTAA
- the sucA gene encoding 2-oxoglutarate dehydrogenase E1 component, protein MQNSAMKPWLDSSWLAGANQSYIEQLYEDFLTDPDSVDDMWRELFQQLPGTGVKPEQFHSTTRDYFRRLAKDATRYTSTVTDPATNSKQVKVLQLINAFRFRGHQHANLDPLGLWKQETVADLDPAYHDLTDADFQESFNVGSFAIGKETMKLADLFAALQQTYCGSIGAEYMHINNTDEKRWIQQRLESVVGHASFSSDEKKGFLKELTAAEGLEKYLGAKFPGAKRFSLEGGDALVPMLREMIRHAGKSGTREVVLGMAHRGRLNVLINVLGKKPQDLFDEFSGKHKEHLGTGDVKYHMGFSSDVETEGGLVHLALAFNPSHLEIVSPVVMGSVRARLDRLAEPSSNKVLPITIHGDAAVIGQGVVQETLNMSQARGYEVGGTVRIVINNQVGFTTSNPKDARSTPYCTDIGKMVLAPIFHVNADDPEAVAFVTRLALDYRNTFKRDVFIDLVCYRRHGHNEADEPSATQPLMYQKIKKHPTPRKLYADQLESEGVATSEDATEMVNLYRDALDEGECVVPEWRPMSLHSFTWSPYLNHEWDESYPATVDLKRLQELARRISSVPESVEVQSRVAKIYNDRKEMAEGNKAFDWGGAENLAYATLVDEGIPVRLSGEDTGRGTFFHRHAVIHNQTNGSTYTPLHHVHNGQGQFKVWDSVLSEEAVLAFEYGYATAEPRVLTIWEAQFGDFANGAQVVIDQFISSGEQKWGRMCGLVMLLPHGYEGQGPEHSSARLERYLQLCAEQNMQVCVPSTPAQVYHMLRRQALRGMRRPLIVMSPKSLLRHPLAISTLEELATGSFQPAIGEIDDLDPQQVKRVVLCSGKVYYDLLEQRRKNEQTDVAIVRIEQLYPFPHKVVQDVLKNYAHVQDFVWCQEEPLNQGAWYCSQHHFREVVPFGASLRYAGRPASASPAVGYMSVHQKQQQDLVNDALNLG, encoded by the coding sequence GGCGCGAGCTGTTCCAGCAGCTGCCGGGCACTGGCGTGAAACCTGAGCAATTTCACTCCACCACGCGTGATTACTTCCGCCGCCTGGCAAAAGACGCTACGCGTTACACGTCAACCGTGACCGATCCGGCGACCAATTCTAAACAGGTTAAAGTGCTGCAGCTGATTAATGCGTTCCGCTTCCGCGGCCATCAGCATGCAAACCTCGATCCTCTTGGCCTGTGGAAGCAGGAAACCGTAGCGGATCTCGATCCGGCTTATCACGATCTGACCGACGCCGATTTTCAGGAAAGCTTTAACGTAGGTTCTTTTGCTATCGGCAAAGAAACCATGAAGCTGGCCGATCTGTTCGCGGCGCTGCAGCAGACTTATTGTGGCTCGATTGGTGCAGAGTACATGCACATTAACAACACCGATGAGAAGCGCTGGATTCAGCAGCGTTTGGAATCGGTGGTGGGCCATGCGTCTTTCAGCAGCGACGAGAAAAAAGGTTTCCTGAAAGAGCTGACCGCGGCAGAAGGCCTGGAAAAATATCTGGGTGCCAAATTCCCGGGTGCAAAACGCTTCTCGCTGGAAGGTGGCGATGCGCTGGTACCGATGCTGCGTGAGATGATTCGTCACGCAGGTAAGAGCGGTACGCGCGAAGTGGTGCTGGGTATGGCGCACCGCGGTCGTCTGAACGTGCTGATTAACGTCCTGGGTAAAAAACCGCAGGATCTGTTCGACGAATTCTCCGGCAAGCACAAAGAACATCTCGGCACCGGCGACGTGAAATACCACATGGGCTTCTCGTCTGACGTGGAAACCGAAGGCGGCCTGGTGCATCTGGCACTGGCGTTCAACCCGTCGCATCTGGAAATCGTTAGCCCGGTCGTCATGGGTTCGGTGCGTGCGCGTTTGGATCGTCTGGCTGAACCAAGCAGCAATAAAGTTCTGCCTATCACCATTCACGGTGATGCTGCGGTTATCGGCCAGGGCGTGGTGCAGGAAACCCTGAACATGTCGCAGGCGCGTGGTTACGAAGTGGGCGGTACCGTTCGCATCGTCATCAACAACCAGGTTGGTTTTACCACCTCCAACCCGAAAGATGCGCGCTCTACGCCGTACTGTACTGACATCGGCAAGATGGTGCTGGCACCGATTTTCCACGTCAATGCGGACGATCCAGAAGCGGTGGCGTTTGTCACTCGCCTGGCGCTGGATTATCGCAACACCTTCAAACGCGATGTCTTCATCGATCTGGTGTGCTATCGCCGTCACGGCCACAACGAAGCCGATGAGCCAAGTGCCACTCAGCCGTTGATGTACCAGAAAATCAAAAAGCATCCAACGCCGCGTAAACTCTATGCCGACCAGCTGGAAAGCGAAGGCGTAGCGACCAGCGAAGATGCCACCGAAATGGTGAATCTCTACCGCGATGCGCTGGATGAAGGCGAATGCGTGGTGCCAGAATGGCGTCCGATGAGCCTGCATTCCTTCACCTGGTCGCCGTATCTCAACCACGAGTGGGATGAGAGCTACCCAGCAACGGTGGACCTGAAACGCCTGCAGGAGCTGGCACGCCGCATCAGCAGCGTACCGGAATCGGTAGAAGTGCAGTCACGCGTCGCCAAGATTTACAACGATCGTAAAGAGATGGCCGAAGGCAACAAAGCGTTCGACTGGGGCGGTGCAGAAAACCTCGCCTACGCCACGCTGGTTGACGAAGGCATTCCGGTGCGTTTGTCCGGTGAAGATACGGGTCGCGGCACCTTCTTCCATCGTCATGCGGTGATTCACAATCAGACTAACGGCTCAACCTACACGCCGCTGCACCATGTCCATAACGGTCAGGGTCAGTTTAAAGTGTGGGATTCCGTGCTGTCTGAAGAAGCGGTACTGGCCTTCGAATACGGTTACGCCACTGCCGAGCCGCGCGTGCTGACCATTTGGGAAGCGCAGTTCGGCGACTTCGCCAATGGTGCACAGGTGGTCATCGATCAGTTCATCAGCTCCGGCGAGCAGAAATGGGGCCGGATGTGTGGCCTGGTGATGTTGCTGCCACACGGCTATGAAGGTCAGGGCCCTGAGCACTCCTCGGCGCGTCTGGAGCGTTATCTGCAACTCTGTGCTGAGCAGAACATGCAGGTGTGCGTGCCTTCAACGCCAGCGCAGGTTTACCACATGCTGCGTCGTCAGGCGTTGCGCGGTATGCGCCGTCCGCTGATCGTGATGTCGCCGAAATCTCTGCTGCGTCATCCGCTGGCAATTTCCACGCTGGAAGAGTTAGCGACCGGCAGCTTCCAGCCAGCGATCGGTGAGATCGACGATTTGGATCCGCAGCAGGTTAAGCGTGTGGTGCTGTGTTCGGGCAAAGTTTATTACGATCTGCTGGAGCAGCGCCGTAAGAACGAGCAGACCGACGTGGCCATCGTACGTATCGAACAGCTCTATCCGTTCCCGCACAAAGTCGTGCAGGACGTATTGAAAAACTATGCTCATGTGCAGGATTTCGTGTGGTGTCAGGAAGAGCCGCTGAATCAGGGCGCATGGTATTGCAGTCAGCATCATTTCCGCGAAGTGGTTCCATTTGGTGCGTCACTGCGTTATGCAGGCCGTCCGGCTTCTGCTTCACCGGCCGTGGGCTACATGTCCGTACATCAAAAACAGCAGCAAGACTTGGTTAATGACGCGCTGAACCTTGGTTAA